A section of the Ornithinimicrobium sufpigmenti genome encodes:
- a CDS encoding Gfo/Idh/MocA family protein — protein sequence MGLIGLGSMGRHHARVIREVEGMELVAVADQFGDRHGVAQGLEVLPDVGALIGAGIDAAMVAVPTYLHEEVALALAAAGVHAMVEKPIAATAAEGERVAEAFAAAGLLGAVGYVERCNPALLEMRRRIAEGQLGEVFQITTSRQGPFPGRIADVGVVKDLATHDVDLTAWIAQSHYAMVSGQVTHRSGREHEDMVVVSGRLENDIIVGHAVNWLSPLKVRETVATGEKGAFIANTLTGDLTFVANGDVRSEWERSSHFRGVSEGDSVRYALARREPLRVEQENFRDALWGRQTEVVSMEEGVHTLRVVEAILASAASGRTITL from the coding sequence ATGGGGTTGATCGGGCTGGGGTCGATGGGTCGGCACCATGCGCGGGTGATCCGTGAGGTGGAGGGGATGGAGCTGGTGGCGGTGGCCGACCAGTTCGGCGACCGGCACGGTGTGGCGCAGGGGTTGGAGGTGCTGCCGGATGTGGGGGCGTTGATCGGGGCGGGGATCGATGCGGCGATGGTGGCGGTGCCGACGTACCTGCACGAGGAGGTGGCGTTGGCGTTGGCGGCGGCGGGGGTGCACGCGATGGTGGAGAAGCCGATCGCGGCGACCGCGGCCGAGGGTGAGCGGGTGGCGGAGGCGTTCGCGGCGGCGGGGTTGTTGGGTGCGGTGGGGTATGTGGAGCGGTGCAACCCGGCGTTGTTGGAGATGCGGCGGCGGATCGCGGAGGGGCAGCTGGGGGAGGTGTTCCAGATCACGACCTCGCGGCAGGGGCCGTTCCCGGGCCGGATCGCGGACGTGGGGGTGGTCAAGGACCTGGCCACGCACGATGTCGACCTGACCGCGTGGATCGCGCAGTCGCACTACGCGATGGTCTCGGGGCAGGTGACGCACCGGTCGGGGCGTGAGCACGAGGACATGGTCGTGGTCAGTGGCCGCCTGGAGAACGACATCATCGTGGGGCACGCGGTGAACTGGCTCTCGCCGTTGAAGGTGCGTGAGACGGTGGCGACGGGGGAGAAGGGGGCGTTCATCGCCAACACCCTCACCGGGGACCTGACGTTCGTGGCCAACGGTGACGTGCGCAGCGAGTGGGAGCGGTCCAGCCACTTCCGGGGGGTCTCGGAGGGTGACTCGGTCCGCTACGCCCTCGCGCGACGGGAGCCGTTGCGGGTGGAGCAGGAGAACTTCCGTGACGCCCTGTGGGGACGCCAGACCGAGGTCGTCTCGATGGAGGAGGGCGTGCACACCCTGCGCGTCGTCGAAGCCATCCTCGCCTCCGCGGCCTCCGGGCGCACCATCACCCTGTGA
- a CDS encoding glycosyltransferase gives MTGSGPSSSGRSRVLLATRIFAPEAAAATFRLGALVGGLAERADVHVLTTTAPPALRGAAGMEREVDGRVRVSRWPVLRDATGYVRGYLPYLSFDLPLSLRLLTAPRPDTVVVEPPPTTGAVVRTVAALRRIPYVYYAADVWSDATASMGAPAPVVAVMRAVERYALRGARDVIAVSDGVADRVRALLGRASTVPVTVVPNGIDTAVFTPVGKRHPESPETPYLVYAGTASEWQGAEVFAEAMREVVAAEPTARLVFLGQGSSWPALERLRDELPLGAVELRPLVPPAEAAAWLRGAAAALVSVRPGVGYDFAYPTKVIAALATGAPVIFAGPGPAASDVREHRLGESVGHDVPEVAAAMLAAVRASQDAAQSGPWSPPERERRVAWVRAHRSLSATGHAAAAVVLGQDAVTEPVGSPLP, from the coding sequence GTGACCGGCTCCGGGCCGAGCAGCTCCGGCCGCAGCCGGGTCCTGCTCGCGACCCGGATCTTCGCGCCGGAGGCGGCGGCCGCCACCTTCCGCCTCGGCGCGCTGGTAGGGGGGCTGGCCGAGCGGGCGGACGTGCACGTGCTGACCACGACAGCGCCGCCGGCCCTGCGGGGCGCCGCAGGCATGGAGCGGGAGGTCGATGGCCGGGTCCGGGTCTCGCGCTGGCCGGTGCTGCGCGACGCGACCGGCTACGTGCGCGGGTACCTGCCCTACCTCTCCTTCGACCTGCCGCTGTCGCTCCGGCTGCTGACCGCCCCCCGTCCCGACACCGTGGTGGTCGAGCCACCGCCCACGACCGGCGCGGTGGTGCGGACGGTGGCCGCCCTGCGCCGCATCCCGTACGTCTACTACGCCGCCGACGTCTGGTCCGACGCCACCGCCTCGATGGGTGCCCCGGCCCCCGTGGTGGCGGTGATGCGCGCGGTCGAGCGCTACGCCCTGCGCGGTGCCAGGGACGTCATCGCCGTCTCCGACGGGGTCGCCGACCGTGTCCGGGCCCTGCTCGGGCGCGCCAGCACCGTCCCGGTGACCGTCGTGCCCAACGGGATCGACACCGCCGTCTTCACCCCCGTGGGGAAGCGGCACCCGGAGTCGCCGGAGACGCCATACCTCGTGTATGCCGGGACAGCCTCGGAGTGGCAGGGCGCCGAGGTCTTCGCCGAGGCGATGCGCGAGGTGGTGGCCGCGGAGCCCACGGCTCGGCTGGTCTTCCTGGGCCAGGGCTCGAGCTGGCCCGCGCTCGAACGGCTGCGTGACGAGCTGCCGCTCGGGGCGGTCGAGCTGCGGCCGCTCGTGCCGCCGGCCGAGGCGGCGGCCTGGCTGAGGGGGGCCGCGGCGGCGCTGGTCAGCGTCCGCCCGGGCGTCGGCTACGACTTCGCCTACCCCACCAAGGTGATCGCCGCGCTGGCCACCGGGGCCCCCGTCATCTTCGCCGGCCCCGGACCCGCGGCCAGCGACGTCCGCGAGCACCGGCTGGGGGAGTCGGTGGGCCACGACGTCCCGGAGGTGGCGGCGGCGATGCTGGCAGCGGTGCGGGCGTCGCAGGACGCGGCGCAGAGTGGTCCCTGGTCGCCGCCAGAACGCGAGCGGCGGGTGGCCTGGGTGCGGGCGCACCGCAGCCTCAGCGCGACCGGCCACGCCGCCGCCGCCGTGGTGCTGGGCCAGGACGCGGTCACCGAGCCGGTGGGTTCACCGCTGCCATAG
- the thiD gene encoding bifunctional hydroxymethylpyrimidine kinase/phosphomethylpyrimidine kinase produces the protein MTSQVSPARGLVPNVLSVAGSDPSGGAGIQADLKTFGALGAHGCAVLTALTAQSTLGVTGVRPIPAEFVREQVETLVADVALAAVKVGMLGSADVVRAVRELAQEGLLPGLVLDPVMVSTAGSRLLDEDAVEELRALAPHADLITPNLPEAAVLLGRDPEDTADGPARMLEEAHALLELGSPRVLLKGGHASGDHVLDLLVDADGVHELGGPRVATPHTHGTGCSLSSAIAALRPRRDSWLDAVADARSWLVGALAHGHELSVGQGPGPVHHFWQLWQR, from the coding sequence GTGACCAGTCAGGTGAGCCCGGCACGGGGCCTCGTCCCCAACGTCCTGTCCGTCGCCGGGTCCGACCCCTCCGGCGGGGCCGGCATCCAGGCCGACCTGAAGACCTTCGGCGCTCTGGGCGCTCACGGCTGCGCGGTGCTGACCGCCCTCACCGCGCAGAGCACCCTGGGCGTCACCGGGGTGCGCCCCATCCCCGCCGAGTTCGTCCGGGAGCAGGTCGAGACCCTGGTCGCCGACGTCGCCCTGGCCGCGGTCAAGGTCGGGATGCTCGGCAGCGCCGACGTGGTCCGGGCCGTGCGCGAGCTCGCGCAGGAGGGGCTCCTGCCCGGCCTGGTCCTCGACCCCGTCATGGTCTCCACCGCCGGCTCGCGCCTGCTGGACGAGGACGCCGTCGAGGAGCTGCGCGCGCTGGCGCCCCACGCCGACCTCATCACCCCCAACCTGCCCGAGGCCGCGGTCCTTCTCGGCCGGGACCCCGAGGACACCGCGGACGGGCCGGCCCGGATGCTGGAGGAGGCGCACGCGCTCTTGGAGCTCGGCAGCCCGAGGGTGCTGCTCAAGGGCGGCCACGCCTCGGGAGACCACGTCCTGGACCTGCTGGTCGACGCGGACGGGGTGCACGAGCTCGGCGGGCCGAGGGTCGCGACCCCGCATACCCACGGCACCGGATGCTCGCTGTCCTCCGCGATCGCCGCGCTGCGGCCCCGTCGCGACAGCTGGCTGGACGCCGTCGCCGACGCCCGTTCCTGGCTGGTCGGCGCGCTCGCGCACGGCCACGAGCTGTCCGTGGGGCAGGGGCCGGGGCCCGTGCACCACTTCTGGCAGCTATGGCAGCGGTGA
- a CDS encoding acyltransferase — MHSPASRIVDSADVSPEAQIGEGSSVWHLAQVREGAVLGTGCVIGRGAYIGTGVQLGDHCKVQNYALVYEPARLGQGVFIGPAVVLTNDTFPRAVNPDGTLKNADDWQPVGVTIGDGASIGARAVCVAPVRIGAWATVAAGAVVTKDVPAHALVAGVPARRIGWVGHSGRPLDATGTPGEWRCPAEGTTYREHGDSLVRVDEETGQ; from the coding sequence GTGCATTCTCCCGCATCCCGCATCGTCGACTCCGCAGACGTCTCGCCCGAGGCCCAGATCGGGGAGGGCAGTTCCGTCTGGCACCTGGCCCAGGTCCGTGAGGGGGCCGTCCTGGGCACCGGGTGCGTCATCGGCCGCGGCGCCTACATCGGCACCGGCGTGCAGCTCGGTGACCACTGCAAGGTGCAGAACTACGCGCTGGTCTACGAGCCGGCGCGGCTGGGCCAGGGCGTCTTCATCGGCCCGGCGGTCGTGCTGACCAACGACACCTTCCCCCGGGCGGTCAACCCCGACGGCACGCTCAAGAACGCCGACGACTGGCAGCCGGTCGGCGTAACCATCGGCGACGGCGCCTCGATCGGGGCCCGGGCCGTGTGCGTCGCCCCGGTGCGGATCGGCGCGTGGGCCACCGTCGCCGCAGGCGCCGTGGTCACCAAGGACGTGCCCGCCCATGCCCTGGTCGCGGGGGTCCCCGCCCGGCGGATCGGCTGGGTCGGGCACTCCGGCCGGCCGCTCGACGCGACCGGCACCCCGGGGGAGTGGCGCTGCCCGGCCGAGGGCACGACATACCGCGAGCACGGCGACTCCCTGGTGCGGGTGGACGAGGAGACCGGACAGTGA
- a CDS encoding glycosyltransferase family 2 protein: MSLTSPVEDAWLVIPVFEEEQVLAGVLHEALEVFPHIVVVDDASSDRSARIAREVGVTVVRHPINLGQGAALQTGIDYVLRATEPTEAAYLVTFDADGQHRVEDAAAMVAKAREEHLGAVFGSRFLDDRTRPGLLKKVVLKAAVWLTNQQTGMKLSDAHNGLRVLRRDAALAIDLRQNRMAHATEIVLQIGRTGLPWAEHPVHVLYTDYSRAKGQSLMNSVNILVDSILK, encoded by the coding sequence ATGAGCCTAACGTCCCCCGTCGAGGATGCCTGGTTGGTCATCCCCGTTTTCGAGGAGGAGCAGGTGCTCGCCGGTGTGCTGCACGAGGCGCTGGAGGTCTTCCCGCACATCGTGGTCGTCGACGACGCCTCGTCCGACCGCTCGGCGAGGATCGCCCGGGAGGTCGGGGTGACGGTGGTCCGCCACCCGATCAACCTGGGCCAGGGGGCGGCGCTGCAGACCGGCATCGACTACGTGCTGCGGGCGACGGAGCCGACGGAGGCGGCCTACCTGGTCACCTTCGACGCGGACGGCCAGCACCGGGTGGAGGACGCGGCCGCGATGGTGGCCAAGGCCCGCGAGGAGCACCTGGGCGCGGTCTTCGGCTCCCGCTTCCTCGACGACCGGACCCGCCCGGGGCTGCTGAAGAAGGTCGTGCTCAAGGCGGCGGTATGGCTGACCAACCAGCAGACCGGGATGAAGCTCAGCGACGCCCACAACGGGCTGCGGGTGCTCCGCCGCGACGCGGCCCTGGCGATCGACCTGCGGCAGAACCGGATGGCGCACGCCACCGAGATCGTGCTGCAGATCGGCCGCACGGGCCTGCCCTGGGCCGAGCACCCCGTGCACGTGCTCTACACCGACTACAGCCGCGCCAAGGGCCAGTCGCTGATGAACTCCGTCAACATCCTGGTCGACTCGATCCTGAAGTGA
- a CDS encoding DegT/DnrJ/EryC1/StrS family aminotransferase — protein sequence MSDLPMIPAAKPLIGEEERVAVDRVLRSGMVAQGPEVAAFEEEFAAELVGGRTCVAVNSGTSGLHLGLLACGVGPGDEVIVPSFTFAATANSVALTGATPVFADISADTFNLDPDSVRSVVSERTVAVMPVHLYGHPADMDGLAAVAAQQGLALFEDAAQAHGAMYGGRPVGSFGAFGMFSLYPTKNMTSGEGGMVSCADEEIARGVRLLRNQGMERQYANELVGLNNRMTDIHAAIGRVQLGKVGAWTAQRQANAAVLDEGLGAVAGVVTPPVRQGCTHVYHQYTIRIDGATGAERDEVVRALREEHRVGCGVYYPTPNHELVSLARYAPSWELPETARAAREVISLPVHPSLSQGDLERVVDAVAAVVGAGA from the coding sequence ATGAGCGACCTCCCGATGATCCCTGCTGCGAAGCCGTTGATCGGTGAGGAGGAGCGGGTGGCGGTGGACCGGGTGCTGCGGTCGGGGATGGTGGCGCAGGGGCCGGAGGTGGCGGCGTTCGAGGAGGAGTTTGCTGCTGAGCTGGTGGGTGGGCGGACGTGTGTGGCGGTGAACTCGGGGACCTCGGGGTTGCACCTGGGGTTGTTGGCGTGCGGGGTGGGGCCGGGGGATGAGGTGATCGTGCCGTCGTTCACGTTCGCGGCGACCGCGAACTCGGTGGCGTTGACGGGTGCCACGCCGGTGTTTGCCGACATCAGCGCGGACACGTTCAACCTGGACCCGGATTCGGTGCGGTCGGTGGTGAGTGAGCGGACGGTGGCGGTGATGCCGGTGCACCTGTACGGGCATCCGGCGGACATGGACGGCCTGGCGGCGGTGGCGGCCCAGCAGGGGCTGGCGCTGTTCGAGGACGCGGCGCAGGCGCACGGTGCGATGTATGGCGGGCGGCCGGTGGGCTCGTTCGGTGCGTTCGGGATGTTCAGCCTGTACCCGACGAAGAACATGACCTCGGGTGAGGGTGGGATGGTCTCGTGCGCGGACGAGGAGATCGCGCGGGGGGTGCGGTTGCTGCGCAACCAGGGGATGGAGCGGCAGTACGCGAACGAGCTGGTGGGGTTGAACAACCGGATGACCGATATCCACGCGGCGATCGGTCGGGTGCAGCTGGGCAAGGTGGGGGCGTGGACGGCGCAGCGGCAGGCGAACGCGGCGGTCCTGGACGAGGGTCTGGGCGCGGTGGCGGGGGTGGTGACGCCGCCGGTGCGTCAGGGGTGCACGCACGTGTACCACCAGTACACGATCCGCATCGACGGGGCGACGGGTGCGGAGCGGGACGAGGTGGTGCGTGCGTTGCGGGAGGAGCACCGGGTGGGGTGCGGGGTGTACTACCCGACGCCGAACCATGAGCTGGTGTCGTTGGCGCGGTATGCCCCGTCCTGGGAGCTGCCGGAGACGGCGCGGGCGGCGCGTGAGGTGATCAGCCTGCCGGTGCATCCCTCGCTGAGCCAGGGTGACCTGGAGCGGGTCGTGGACGCGGTGGCGGCTGTGGTGGGGGCGGGTGCGTGA
- the thiM gene encoding hydroxyethylthiazole kinase — translation MSADELADCWQALREESPLTHCLTNIVAAPFVANVLLAAGAAVAMVDNEHEAEGFAGVAAAVVVNLGTPYDDTVAAMRAAVRGAADHGTPWVLDPVGAGGLPWRTQVARELVDLAPPTVVRGNASEILGLTGAGGGRGVDSTHSVEDAVTAAGDLATELGALVAVSGPTDHLTDGRALLRLSHGHPWMTRVTGMGCALGALIAAGTAVAPSPLVGAATATAALTLAAETAAEASAGPGTFAAALLDELSLLAPADLSARVELR, via the coding sequence GTGTCCGCCGACGAGCTGGCCGACTGCTGGCAGGCGCTGCGCGAGGAGTCACCCCTGACCCACTGCCTCACCAACATCGTGGCGGCGCCGTTCGTGGCCAACGTCCTGCTCGCCGCGGGGGCGGCGGTGGCGATGGTGGACAACGAGCACGAGGCAGAGGGGTTCGCCGGCGTCGCGGCCGCGGTCGTGGTGAACCTGGGCACCCCGTACGACGACACCGTCGCCGCCATGCGGGCCGCCGTCCGCGGGGCGGCCGACCACGGCACCCCGTGGGTCCTGGACCCCGTCGGGGCCGGTGGTCTGCCCTGGCGCACGCAGGTGGCCCGGGAGCTCGTCGACCTGGCGCCACCGACGGTGGTCCGCGGCAACGCCTCGGAGATCCTCGGCCTGACCGGTGCCGGTGGTGGCCGCGGCGTCGACAGCACCCACTCCGTGGAGGACGCCGTCACCGCCGCCGGCGACCTCGCCACCGAGCTCGGGGCCCTGGTGGCCGTGAGCGGACCGACCGACCACCTCACCGACGGACGGGCTCTGCTGCGCCTGTCCCACGGCCACCCGTGGATGACGCGGGTGACGGGGATGGGCTGCGCCCTGGGCGCGCTCATCGCGGCCGGCACCGCCGTGGCGCCGAGCCCGCTCGTCGGCGCGGCCACCGCCACCGCGGCGCTCACCCTCGCGGCGGAGACGGCTGCTGAGGCCTCCGCCGGCCCGGGCACCTTCGCGGCGGCGCTGCTCGACGAGCTGTCGCTCCTGGCACCCGCGGACCTCTCGGCGAGGGTCGAGCTGCGATGA
- a CDS encoding inositol monophosphatase family protein encodes MTDAIDTPAMLTLMQEVAAEVIDPRFRALKEGEIASKAHPRDLVTVADREAEVLLTRALRAAYPDAMVLGEEASAEDPGLLTAFRAASAEHAFTVDPVDGTRNFVAGSPDHAVMVGEVRGGEVVRSWIWQPQHGMAYVAERGAGAWCDGLRLSILDVAPDPAGWRVRTSDPRQVGRSLGPTPPMEQTWISCGIDYPQLARGACDALVYRGTRPWDHVPGSLLLAEVGGAVGDSLGHGYSAAREHRDLVAAASPAVLEVLSTAAREGTG; translated from the coding sequence ATGACGGATGCGATCGACACGCCGGCCATGCTCACCCTCATGCAGGAGGTCGCCGCCGAGGTGATCGACCCGCGCTTCCGGGCCCTGAAGGAGGGGGAGATCGCCAGCAAGGCCCATCCCCGCGACCTGGTGACCGTGGCTGACCGGGAGGCGGAGGTGCTGCTGACCCGGGCGCTGCGGGCGGCCTACCCCGACGCGATGGTCCTGGGGGAGGAGGCCTCCGCAGAGGATCCCGGCCTGCTCACCGCGTTCCGCGCCGCCAGCGCCGAGCACGCCTTCACGGTCGACCCGGTCGACGGCACCCGCAACTTCGTGGCCGGCTCACCGGACCACGCGGTGATGGTGGGCGAGGTGCGTGGGGGTGAGGTGGTGCGCTCGTGGATCTGGCAGCCGCAGCACGGGATGGCCTACGTGGCCGAGCGGGGTGCCGGGGCCTGGTGCGACGGTCTCCGACTGTCGATCCTGGACGTCGCGCCGGACCCGGCCGGGTGGCGGGTGCGGACCTCCGACCCCCGTCAGGTCGGAAGGTCTCTGGGCCCCACGCCGCCGATGGAGCAGACCTGGATCAGCTGCGGCATCGACTATCCCCAGCTCGCCCGGGGAGCGTGCGACGCCCTCGTCTACCGTGGGACCCGACCCTGGGACCATGTGCCGGGCTCCTTGCTGCTGGCCGAGGTCGGCGGGGCGGTCGGGGACAGCCTGGGACACGGCTACTCAGCGGCGCGCGAGCACCGCGACCTCGTCGCTGCGGCCTCGCCGGCCGTGCTGGAGGTGCTGAGCACCGCAGCCCGGGAGGGGACCGGCTAG
- the thiE gene encoding thiamine phosphate synthase, producing the protein MTLDVQSRPGPRPLDLRLYLVTDTEMTAQHGLTSTIRAAVAGGATVVQLRDPDASDDEFVALGRLVRVCLQHTGVPFIINDRVHLVEEIGADGAHVGQGDLDPLVAREQLGGHAYLGLSCTTAQEVQAAAALPPGTVDYLGLGPVRATATKPDHAAPLGTDGVSDLADLAAAAALPSVAIGGIDVSVAERLRDSALGGVAVVSAVCAASDPEAASRQLRGVWDDQPVSS; encoded by the coding sequence ATGACGCTCGACGTGCAGTCCCGTCCCGGGCCGCGACCCCTCGACCTGCGGCTCTACCTGGTCACCGACACCGAGATGACCGCCCAGCACGGGCTGACCTCCACGATCCGGGCCGCGGTCGCCGGCGGGGCGACGGTGGTCCAGCTGCGTGACCCGGACGCCAGCGACGACGAGTTCGTCGCGCTGGGGCGGCTGGTCCGCGTGTGCCTGCAGCACACCGGGGTCCCGTTCATCATCAACGACCGGGTGCACCTCGTCGAGGAGATCGGTGCGGACGGTGCCCACGTGGGCCAGGGCGACCTCGACCCGCTCGTGGCCCGCGAGCAGCTCGGTGGCCACGCCTACCTCGGCCTGTCCTGCACCACCGCGCAGGAGGTCCAGGCCGCGGCGGCGCTGCCGCCGGGCACGGTGGACTACCTCGGCCTCGGCCCGGTCCGCGCCACGGCGACCAAGCCGGACCACGCGGCTCCCCTGGGCACCGACGGGGTATCCGACCTCGCCGACCTCGCCGCCGCGGCGGCCCTTCCGTCGGTCGCGATCGGGGGCATCGACGTGTCGGTCGCCGAGCGGCTGCGCGACAGCGCGCTGGGTGGCGTCGCCGTGGTGAGCGCCGTCTGCGCGGCGAGCGACCCCGAGGCGGCGTCCCGCCAGCTGCGCGGCGTCTGGGACGACCAGCCCGTCAGCTCGTGA
- a CDS encoding Na+/H+ antiporter NhaC family protein, with the protein MVEDYPLLTIAPPVLAIALVLLTRRVLISLGTGVVASALLVAGWNPMETLRLVWGAFAAIFWADGAVNTYYVYILVFTLLLGIIAALIMMSGGTQAFSDWAVQRIRTRRGAKALPAILGIVIFIDDYFNALAVGQVSRPVTDKHNVSRAKLAYIVDSTSAPVAVLVPFSSWGASIIGIMAPLLAASTLTQSDVLAFLGAAAMNYYAIVAVLTVWVTVVLHVEIGPMRAEERRAICEGRTYDPQETIPGELAEDLPVHHPGAKRALVIPFGLLVAGVLAGIAWTGWRESGSTDVLEVFAGTDVSTALLWGGGLGLAAALYYYLRYTSGDPRFRAATLAGGFWEGIKSMLPAVSILLLAWMLGDLIGQLGTGEYLGSLVESAALPATWLIPVMFLVAGAMAFSTGTSWGSFGLLLPIAGQIMANVEGGDELLLASFGAVLAGAVFGDHCSPISDTTILSSTGSGANVITHVTTQLPYALVSAAIALLGYVVFALTSNGVLGLLTALAGLAVVTVVVKLTMTPLEEQIPEREQAEHA; encoded by the coding sequence ATGGTCGAGGACTACCCGCTGCTGACCATCGCTCCCCCGGTGCTGGCGATCGCGCTGGTGCTGCTCACCAGGCGCGTGCTGATCAGCCTGGGCACCGGGGTCGTGGCCAGCGCACTCCTGGTCGCGGGCTGGAACCCGATGGAGACCCTGCGCCTGGTCTGGGGCGCGTTCGCCGCGATCTTCTGGGCGGACGGGGCGGTGAACACCTACTACGTCTACATCCTGGTCTTCACCCTGCTGCTGGGCATCATCGCCGCGCTGATCATGATGTCCGGCGGCACCCAGGCCTTCTCGGACTGGGCCGTGCAGCGGATCCGGACCCGCCGGGGGGCCAAGGCACTGCCAGCGATCCTGGGCATCGTCATCTTCATCGACGACTACTTCAACGCCCTCGCCGTCGGCCAGGTCTCCCGCCCGGTCACCGACAAGCACAACGTCTCCCGGGCCAAGCTGGCCTACATCGTCGACTCCACCTCCGCCCCGGTCGCGGTGCTGGTGCCATTCTCCAGCTGGGGCGCGAGCATCATCGGGATCATGGCGCCGCTGCTCGCGGCGTCGACGCTGACCCAGAGCGACGTGCTGGCCTTCCTCGGCGCGGCGGCGATGAACTACTACGCGATCGTCGCCGTGCTCACCGTGTGGGTCACCGTCGTGCTGCACGTCGAGATCGGCCCGATGCGGGCCGAGGAGCGGCGGGCGATCTGCGAGGGACGCACCTACGACCCGCAGGAGACCATCCCCGGCGAGCTGGCCGAGGACCTGCCGGTGCACCATCCGGGTGCCAAGCGGGCACTGGTCATCCCGTTCGGGCTGCTCGTCGCCGGGGTGCTCGCGGGGATCGCCTGGACGGGATGGCGGGAGTCGGGGAGCACGGACGTGCTCGAGGTCTTCGCCGGCACCGACGTCAGCACCGCTCTGCTGTGGGGTGGCGGGCTCGGGCTCGCCGCCGCCCTCTACTACTACCTGCGCTACACCTCAGGCGACCCCCGCTTCCGGGCGGCCACCCTGGCGGGCGGCTTCTGGGAGGGCATCAAGTCGATGCTCCCGGCCGTCTCGATCCTGCTGCTGGCCTGGATGCTCGGCGACCTCATCGGCCAGCTCGGCACCGGGGAGTACCTCGGCAGCCTGGTCGAGTCCGCCGCCCTCCCGGCCACCTGGCTGATCCCGGTGATGTTCCTCGTCGCCGGCGCGATGGCCTTCTCCACAGGCACGTCCTGGGGCTCCTTCGGCCTGCTGCTGCCCATCGCGGGGCAGATCATGGCCAACGTCGAGGGCGGGGACGAGCTGCTGCTGGCCTCCTTCGGCGCGGTGCTGGCCGGCGCGGTCTTCGGTGACCACTGCTCGCCGATCAGCGACACCACCATCCTGTCCAGCACCGGGTCCGGGGCCAACGTCATCACCCACGTCACCACGCAGCTGCCGTATGCGCTGGTCAGCGCCGCCATCGCGCTGCTGGGGTATGTCGTCTTCGCCCTGACCAGCAACGGCGTCCTGGGTCTGCTGACCGCCCTGGCCGGGCTGGCCGTGGTCACCGTGGTCGTGAAGCTGACGATGACCCCGCTGGAGGAGCAGATCCCGGAGCGGGAGCAGGCCGAGCACGCCTGA
- a CDS encoding DoxX family membrane protein: MSERTAPTRERDRAATAQDGHVTMQTDIVRSSFARGALAFLRIVVGWIFLWAFLDKLFGLGYSTPGERAWINGGSPTFGFLDNASGAFGGMFQAMAGAAPFFDWLFMAGLLGIGVAMVLGAGVKVAAVAGTLLVFMMYLASFPLGQEGQTNPITTSHWLEAAAMITVAATRAGDTFGLGTWWSRIVGDSWLR, from the coding sequence ATGAGCGAGCGAACAGCTCCCACCCGTGAGCGCGACCGGGCTGCGACGGCCCAGGACGGTCACGTGACCATGCAGACCGACATCGTGCGCAGCTCCTTCGCCCGTGGGGCACTGGCGTTCCTGCGCATCGTCGTCGGCTGGATCTTCCTCTGGGCGTTCCTGGACAAGCTGTTCGGCCTGGGTTACTCCACCCCCGGCGAGCGCGCCTGGATCAACGGCGGCAGCCCGACGTTCGGCTTCCTCGACAACGCCAGCGGCGCCTTCGGCGGCATGTTCCAGGCGATGGCCGGCGCGGCCCCCTTCTTCGACTGGCTCTTCATGGCCGGTCTCCTGGGCATCGGTGTGGCGATGGTCCTGGGCGCCGGGGTCAAGGTCGCTGCCGTGGCCGGCACCCTGCTGGTGTTCATGATGTACCTGGCCTCCTTCCCGCTGGGCCAGGAGGGCCAGACCAACCCGATCACCACCTCCCACTGGCTGGAGGCCGCCGCCATGATCACCGTGGCCGCCACCCGCGCCGGCGACACGTTCGGACTGGGCACGTGGTGGAGCCGCATCGTCGGCGACAGCTGGCTGCGCTGA
- a CDS encoding DUF2304 domain-containing protein, translating to MLDQPLIKVVLLVAIVGITVMLTRSTAGARHQAVRRLMLAGFFAVAVLAILFPGLLTRVAQVLGVGRGADLLLYGLVVFFFGYVAASYRRSRHTDLQITTLARELALREALDERAKGSAPDAP from the coding sequence ATGCTGGACCAGCCGCTGATCAAGGTGGTGCTGCTGGTGGCGATCGTGGGCATCACGGTGATGCTCACCCGTTCCACCGCCGGGGCGCGGCACCAGGCCGTCCGTCGCCTCATGCTGGCCGGCTTCTTCGCGGTGGCCGTCCTGGCGATCCTCTTCCCTGGCCTGCTCACCCGGGTCGCGCAGGTCCTGGGGGTAGGCCGCGGTGCGGACCTGCTGCTCTACGGCCTGGTGGTCTTCTTCTTCGGGTATGTGGCGGCCTCCTACCGCCGCAGCCGCCACACCGACCTGCAGATCACCACGCTGGCGCGCGAGCTGGCCCTGCGGGAGGCGCTGGACGAGCGCGCGAAGGGGTCAGCCCCCGACGCGCCCTAG